The Paracoccus sp. MA genome contains a region encoding:
- a CDS encoding DUF6379 domain-containing protein, whose amino-acid sequence MMTNVLLEAQSLVARPDGLAIGLRLPWYRSLPLSVIQLDGLRIDGSDIPGEKLRFELNGKLRPLAEMADLTGEYWFVQDSLVLVADQAVAAGGEHEVDVTLSFYPPYIADFRRKSRGIARMKAN is encoded by the coding sequence ATGATGACCAATGTGCTGCTTGAGGCGCAGAGCCTTGTCGCCCGGCCCGATGGGCTGGCGATCGGCCTGCGGCTGCCCTGGTATCGCAGCCTGCCGCTGTCGGTGATCCAGCTGGACGGGCTGCGCATCGACGGTTCCGATATCCCCGGGGAAAAGCTGCGTTTCGAACTGAACGGCAAGCTGCGCCCGCTGGCCGAGATGGCCGATCTGACCGGGGAATACTGGTTCGTGCAGGACAGCCTGGTGCTGGTCGCCGATCAGGCTGTCGCCGCCGGAGGGGAACACGAGGTCGATGTGACCCTGTCCTTCTACCCCCCTTATATCGCCGATTTCCGCCGCAAGTCGCGCGGCATCGCCCGGATGAAGGCCAACTGA
- a CDS encoding sugar phosphate isomerase/epimerase, which produces MTKAHIELGTSIYSFTNECHGRQMSWQDMIRLVDEKKLGTQIEVVGFQSFRSFPDVSDAEADAFQAVMAETSQTANCLGINADRFMKPNQPITDDAMVDYHERQIRSAAKLGFRAVRYQNTATPAVIRRCVPLAERLGVRLGLEIHAPHSPSHPDIIAYREMYAEVDSEMLGFIPDFGATARDVPQIHVDYFRNVVGAPESAIRKALEIWHDDSYEPFQRFGVFMGWCAQNGIEDRHGVELMIIFGIINRVDPAVWAEIMPQCFHIHGKFYDIDAEGREAAIDYDKTLKVFLDNGFSGTMSCEWEGHMVNDKAALPRIEAWHRMCRDIIAKHA; this is translated from the coding sequence ATGACCAAAGCGCATATCGAACTCGGCACCTCGATCTATTCCTTCACCAATGAATGCCACGGCCGGCAGATGAGCTGGCAGGACATGATCCGGCTGGTGGACGAGAAAAAGCTGGGCACGCAGATCGAGGTGGTGGGCTTCCAGTCCTTCCGCAGCTTCCCCGATGTCTCGGACGCCGAGGCGGACGCCTTCCAGGCGGTGATGGCAGAAACCTCGCAGACCGCGAATTGCCTGGGCATCAATGCCGACCGCTTCATGAAGCCGAACCAGCCCATCACGGACGACGCGATGGTGGATTATCACGAACGCCAGATCCGCTCGGCTGCGAAACTGGGCTTCCGCGCCGTGCGCTACCAGAACACCGCGACCCCCGCCGTGATCCGCCGCTGCGTGCCGCTGGCCGAGAGGCTGGGCGTCAGGCTGGGGCTGGAAATCCACGCTCCGCACAGTCCCAGCCATCCCGACATCATCGCCTATCGCGAGATGTATGCCGAGGTGGACAGCGAGATGCTGGGCTTCATTCCCGATTTCGGCGCCACCGCCCGCGACGTGCCGCAGATCCATGTCGATTATTTCCGCAACGTGGTCGGCGCGCCGGAAAGCGCCATCCGGAAGGCGCTGGAAATCTGGCATGACGACAGCTACGAGCCCTTCCAGCGCTTCGGCGTCTTCATGGGCTGGTGCGCGCAGAACGGCATCGAGGATCGCCACGGCGTCGAGCTGATGATCATCTTTGGCATCATCAACCGCGTCGATCCGGCCGTCTGGGCCGAGATCATGCCGCAATGCTTCCACATCCACGGCAAGTTCTACGACATCGACGCCGAGGGGCGCGAAGCCGCCATCGACTATGACAAGACGCTGAAGGTGTTTCTGGACAACGGCTTCAGCGGCACGATGTCCTGCGAATGGGAAGGCCACATGGTCAATGACAAGGCCGCCCTGCCGCGCATCGAGGCTTGGCACCGGATGTGCCGCGACATCATCGCGAAACATGCGTGA